A portion of the Megalobrama amblycephala isolate DHTTF-2021 linkage group LG23, ASM1881202v1, whole genome shotgun sequence genome contains these proteins:
- the smim19 gene encoding small integral membrane protein 19, whose product MGGYGVMADEESLDYSVHEAWNEATNVYLLVILVSFALLMYARKNKRKIMRIFTLPPTVGSSPEPNFYDSLQKVRLRQQLEMYSLARKYDQQQPQSDSVQLSME is encoded by the exons ATGGGTGGATACGGGGTGATGGCAGACGAGGAATCTCTGGATTATTCAGTACATGAAGCCTGGAATGAGGCCACCAATGTTTACCTGCTGGTTATTTTGGTCAGTTTCGCCCTGCTTATGTACGCCAGAAA aaataagAGGAAGATTATGCGCATATTCACGCTGCCACCAACAGTCGGCAGCTCTCCAGAGCCCAACTTCTACGACAGCCTACAGAAAGTCCGGCTGAGACAACAACTGGAAATGTATTCACTGG CTCGTAAATATGACCAGCAGCAGCCGCAGTCGGATAGTGTGCAGCTGTCAATGGAGTGA
- the LOC125258922 gene encoding uncharacterized protein LOC125258922 isoform X3 produces MSGIKESLKDAVLLVLPSLSPDVTNQLVEKLMDQGVEGLDDLTYVKEEDISEFLRPIQCRKLLSAWKHQEHQNCTVVLQPAEIIPLVPPETETTDSSMPTSSSVASTASRSWLENFKVPWDLMPPGIKSAVENGQRPSPSDRRQMIRILADEIRKVEKAPTRSQCLTVTRRIVSQYPKSFADMICDKVVGGGYESLLSQLKVRIEHLNRTSTLSHCRNNRNDTVTSRKRSITDSYGCTRWQPALPPGESCDSLEVKRQKMEEIHLHEGMSGAERGDVCKLMEETYWLQRQMINGTPSPTIEDLKNKWPYLFTQRHIYGHFEQLTDKKVLRLLELSVQECGQIIIEFFKRKPTNDDVRSILSRGDNDVGAMVLQLLLAHFKEKLDDVILQADEFATASDVQQSLHLPESPRLIFLDVFLTSILNVDQKQRKEE; encoded by the exons ATGTCTGGAATAAAAGAATCCCTGAAGGATGCTGTGTTGTTGGTGTTACCAAGCCTTTCGCCAGATGTAACCAACCAGCTGGTTGAGAAGCTTATGGACCAAGGTGTTGAGGGCTTGGATGACTTGACTTATGTCAAAGAAGAAGACATTTCGGAATTTTTACGCCCAATCCAGTGCAGAAAACTATTGAGTGCCTGGAAACATCAAG AACATCAAAACTGCACAGTTGTACTGCAGCCTGCCGAAATCATCCCTTTGGTTCCCCCTGAAACAGAGACAACAGACTCCTCAATGCCAACATCAAGCAGTGTAGCGTCAACAGCATCACGTTCATGGCTGGAAAATTTCAAAGTGCCCTGGGACTTAATGCCACCAGGAATTAAGAGCGCTGTCGAGAATGGCCAGAGACCTTCTCCTTCTGACCGACGACAAATGATAAGAATCCTTGCGGATGAAATTAGAAAAGTTGAAAAAGCCCCCACAAGATCACAGTGTCTTACTGTGACTCGACGAATAGTAAGCCAGtatccaaagtcttttgctgaCATGATTTGTGACAAGGTGGTTGGAGGTGGATACGAATCTCTCCTTTCGCAGCTAAAGGTACGCATAGAGCATCTAAATAGAACAAGTACTCTTAGTCATTGTAGGAACAATAGAAATGACACTGTTACTTCTAGAAAACGCAGCATCACTGATTCATATGGCTGCACAAGATGGCAGCCCGCTCTTCCCCCTGGGGAGAGTTGTGACAGTCTTGAAGTGAAACGTCAGAAGATGGAGGAGATACACCTTCATGAAGGAATGTCTGGTGCAGAGAGGGGGGATGTGTGCAAACTAATGGAGGAGACCTATTGGCTCCAACGTCAAATGATAAATGGAACCCCATCCCCTACAATTGAAGACTTAAAAAACAAATGGCCATATCTCTTCACACAGAGGCATATATATGGACATTTTGAACAGCTCACAGACAAAAAAGTGCTCAGACTTTTAGAATTGTCTGTTCAGGAATGTGGACAAATCATAATTGAGTTTTTCAAGCGTAAACCAACCAATGATGACGTTCGGAGCATACTCTCCAGAGGTGACAATGATGTGGGTGCCATGGTCCTACAGCTACTCCTTGCACACTTCAAAGAGAAGTTGGATGATGTTATCCTTCAAGCAGAC GAATTTGCAACTGCATCTGATGTCCAGCAATCTCTACACTTGCCAGAGAGTCCACGCCTTATATTTCTTG ACGTTTTCTTGACATCAATCCTGAACGTGGATCAAAAACAAAGAAAGGAAGAATAA
- the LOC125258922 gene encoding uncharacterized protein LOC125258922 isoform X1, whose protein sequence is MSGIKESLKDAVLLVLPSLSPDVTNQLVEKLMDQGVEGLDDLTYVKEEDISEFLRPIQCRKLLSAWKHQEHQNCTVVLQPAEIIPLVPPETETTDSSMPTSSSVASTASRSWLENFKVPWDLMPPGIKSAVENGQRPSPSDRRQMIRILADEIRKVEKAPTRSQCLTVTRRIVSQYPKSFADMICDKVVGGGYESLLSQLKVRIEHLNRTSTLSHCRNNRNDTVTSRKRSITDSYGCTRWQPALPPGESCDSLEVKRQKMEEIHLHEGMSGAERGDVCKLMEETYWLQRQMINGTPSPTIEDLKNKWPYLFTQRHIYGHFEQLTDKKVLRLLELSVQECGQIIIEFFKRKPTNDDVRSILSRGDNDVGAMVLQLLLAHFKEKLDDVILQADEFATASDVQQSLHLPESPRLIFLGQSLSNQRWMLSLEGQVVCEGAQPSFITGLAALFASFYNFNLQYQEEAACTLEFVQRRFLDINPERGSKTKKGRITSKKTGQVVQKKNTTVNPQVSSLLRKLADFEWDFV, encoded by the exons ATGTCTGGAATAAAAGAATCCCTGAAGGATGCTGTGTTGTTGGTGTTACCAAGCCTTTCGCCAGATGTAACCAACCAGCTGGTTGAGAAGCTTATGGACCAAGGTGTTGAGGGCTTGGATGACTTGACTTATGTCAAAGAAGAAGACATTTCGGAATTTTTACGCCCAATCCAGTGCAGAAAACTATTGAGTGCCTGGAAACATCAAG AACATCAAAACTGCACAGTTGTACTGCAGCCTGCCGAAATCATCCCTTTGGTTCCCCCTGAAACAGAGACAACAGACTCCTCAATGCCAACATCAAGCAGTGTAGCGTCAACAGCATCACGTTCATGGCTGGAAAATTTCAAAGTGCCCTGGGACTTAATGCCACCAGGAATTAAGAGCGCTGTCGAGAATGGCCAGAGACCTTCTCCTTCTGACCGACGACAAATGATAAGAATCCTTGCGGATGAAATTAGAAAAGTTGAAAAAGCCCCCACAAGATCACAGTGTCTTACTGTGACTCGACGAATAGTAAGCCAGtatccaaagtcttttgctgaCATGATTTGTGACAAGGTGGTTGGAGGTGGATACGAATCTCTCCTTTCGCAGCTAAAGGTACGCATAGAGCATCTAAATAGAACAAGTACTCTTAGTCATTGTAGGAACAATAGAAATGACACTGTTACTTCTAGAAAACGCAGCATCACTGATTCATATGGCTGCACAAGATGGCAGCCCGCTCTTCCCCCTGGGGAGAGTTGTGACAGTCTTGAAGTGAAACGTCAGAAGATGGAGGAGATACACCTTCATGAAGGAATGTCTGGTGCAGAGAGGGGGGATGTGTGCAAACTAATGGAGGAGACCTATTGGCTCCAACGTCAAATGATAAATGGAACCCCATCCCCTACAATTGAAGACTTAAAAAACAAATGGCCATATCTCTTCACACAGAGGCATATATATGGACATTTTGAACAGCTCACAGACAAAAAAGTGCTCAGACTTTTAGAATTGTCTGTTCAGGAATGTGGACAAATCATAATTGAGTTTTTCAAGCGTAAACCAACCAATGATGACGTTCGGAGCATACTCTCCAGAGGTGACAATGATGTGGGTGCCATGGTCCTACAGCTACTCCTTGCACACTTCAAAGAGAAGTTGGATGATGTTATCCTTCAAGCAGAC GAATTTGCAACTGCATCTGATGTCCAGCAATCTCTACACTTGCCAGAGAGTCCACGCCTTATATTTCTTG gtcAATCTCTAAGCAACCAACGCTGGATGCTAAGTTTAGAAGGTCAAGTTGTGTGTGAAGGAGCACAGCCCAGCTTCATCACTGGCCTGGCAGCGCTGTTTGCCTCTTTCTATAACTTCAACTTGCAGTACCAGGAAGAGGCAGCATGCACCCTTGAGTTTGTTCAGAG ACGTTTTCTTGACATCAATCCTGAACGTGGATCAAAAACAAAGAAAGGAAGAATAACTTCAAAGAAGACTGGCCAAGTTGTGCAAAAAAAGAATACCACTGTAAACCCACAGGTTTCCTCACTTCTGCGAAAACTTGCAGACTTTGAATGGGATTTTGTTTAG
- the si:ch211-175m2.4 gene encoding uncharacterized protein si:ch211-175m2.4 isoform X1 — protein MKVKMKIGSSKTRETPIMPKPADVMITTAIYQQQYEVSKFLRIKPMALGILEILIALFGLGLTIWSNIFFLLWSPVIFIIIGAITVLAAHTCKPCLVKSSQILSFVNFAVVAIALRSHLFFTRGVPCFVLISCDILIFIFSIAIASTSCSCCCEPKPRPVTVSYMNTDLPVNHIVLMGQSDASAMAQPVSSILYMLPAADGQVPSALLPNCSPFLNASPPNYSPVPATPPPTYDQISAALLPNNGPVPSAPPPAYEAR, from the exons atgaaagtgaaaatgaaaataggaTCCTCAAAGACGAGAGAGACGCCAATA ATGCCAAAACCCGCTGATGTGATGATAACCACGGCAATATACCAGCAGCAGTATGAAGTCTCCAAGTTCCTGAGGATCAAGCCAATGGCTTTGGGG ATATTGGAAATCTTGATAGCCTTATTTGGACTTGGTTTAACAATCTggagtaatattttttttcttctctggtCGCCAGTTATT TTCATTATAATTGGAGCTATAACAGTATTGGCTGCACACACATGTAAACCGTGTCTG GTAAAATCCTCACAAATACTCAGCTTTGTCAATTTTGCAGTAGTTGCTATCGCCCTCCGCTCTCATCTTTTTTTCACTCGG GGTGTGCCCTGCTTTGTCCTAATATCATGTGATATTCTGATCTTCATCTTCTCTATTGCTATTGCCTCAACCTCCTGTTCCTGTTGTTGTGAACCAAAG CCAAGACCTGTCACGGTCAGTtatatgaacacagatttgccTGTCAACCATATTGTGCTAATGGGCCAGTCGGACGCCTCTGCAATGGCACAGCCCGTTAGTTCAATCCTGTACATGCTGCCAGCAGCAGATGGCCAAGTTCCATCTGCACTTCTGCCAAATTGCAGTCCCTTCCTCAATGCATCTCCACCAAACTACAGTCCAGTACCAGCTACACCTCCACCAACCTACGACCAAATCTCAGCTGCACTGCTACCAAACAACGGTCCAGTCCCAAGTGCACCTCCACCAGCATATGAG GCCAGATGA
- the LOC125258922 gene encoding uncharacterized protein LOC125258922 isoform X2, which translates to MSGIKESLKDAVLLVLPSLSPDVTNQLVEKLMDQGVEGLDDLTYVKEEDISEFLRPIQCRKLLSAWKHQEHQNCTVVLQPAEIIPLVPPETETTDSSMPTSSSVASTASRSWLENFKVPWDLMPPGIKSAVENGQRPSPSDRRQMIRILADEIRKVEKAPTRSQCLTVTRRIVSQYPKSFADMICDKVVGGGYESLLSQLKVRIEHLNRTSTLSHCRNNRNDTVTSRKRSITDSYGCTRWQPALPPGESCDSLEVKRQKMEEIHLHEGMSGAERGDVCKLMEETYWLQRQMINGTPSPTIEDLKNKWPYLFTQRHIYGHFEQLTDKKVLRLLELSVQECGQIIIEFFKRKPTNDDVRSILSRGDNDVGAMVLQLLLAHFKEKLDDVILQADEFATASDVQQSLHLPESPRLIFLENLTFVVGEVTLEDCAPNLLTLPEFRLRSISKQPTLDAKFRRSSCV; encoded by the exons ATGTCTGGAATAAAAGAATCCCTGAAGGATGCTGTGTTGTTGGTGTTACCAAGCCTTTCGCCAGATGTAACCAACCAGCTGGTTGAGAAGCTTATGGACCAAGGTGTTGAGGGCTTGGATGACTTGACTTATGTCAAAGAAGAAGACATTTCGGAATTTTTACGCCCAATCCAGTGCAGAAAACTATTGAGTGCCTGGAAACATCAAG AACATCAAAACTGCACAGTTGTACTGCAGCCTGCCGAAATCATCCCTTTGGTTCCCCCTGAAACAGAGACAACAGACTCCTCAATGCCAACATCAAGCAGTGTAGCGTCAACAGCATCACGTTCATGGCTGGAAAATTTCAAAGTGCCCTGGGACTTAATGCCACCAGGAATTAAGAGCGCTGTCGAGAATGGCCAGAGACCTTCTCCTTCTGACCGACGACAAATGATAAGAATCCTTGCGGATGAAATTAGAAAAGTTGAAAAAGCCCCCACAAGATCACAGTGTCTTACTGTGACTCGACGAATAGTAAGCCAGtatccaaagtcttttgctgaCATGATTTGTGACAAGGTGGTTGGAGGTGGATACGAATCTCTCCTTTCGCAGCTAAAGGTACGCATAGAGCATCTAAATAGAACAAGTACTCTTAGTCATTGTAGGAACAATAGAAATGACACTGTTACTTCTAGAAAACGCAGCATCACTGATTCATATGGCTGCACAAGATGGCAGCCCGCTCTTCCCCCTGGGGAGAGTTGTGACAGTCTTGAAGTGAAACGTCAGAAGATGGAGGAGATACACCTTCATGAAGGAATGTCTGGTGCAGAGAGGGGGGATGTGTGCAAACTAATGGAGGAGACCTATTGGCTCCAACGTCAAATGATAAATGGAACCCCATCCCCTACAATTGAAGACTTAAAAAACAAATGGCCATATCTCTTCACACAGAGGCATATATATGGACATTTTGAACAGCTCACAGACAAAAAAGTGCTCAGACTTTTAGAATTGTCTGTTCAGGAATGTGGACAAATCATAATTGAGTTTTTCAAGCGTAAACCAACCAATGATGACGTTCGGAGCATACTCTCCAGAGGTGACAATGATGTGGGTGCCATGGTCCTACAGCTACTCCTTGCACACTTCAAAGAGAAGTTGGATGATGTTATCCTTCAAGCAGAC GAATTTGCAACTGCATCTGATGTCCAGCAATCTCTACACTTGCCAGAGAGTCCACGCCTTATATTTCTTG AGAATTTGACGTTCgtcgtaggagaagtcacactggaggactgtgcgccaaatcttctgacactgccagaatttcgtctGAG gtcAATCTCTAAGCAACCAACGCTGGATGCTAAGTTTAGAAGGTCAAGTTGTGTGTGA
- the si:ch211-175m2.5 gene encoding uncharacterized protein si:ch211-175m2.5 — MSLQGIFKLIHRSNFGIMYSLSTASRVCVKISAPHTRHSSSSEGISRYPVPNKKNLPFDIMELMEEVEQKGGFLPNVFKVLAHRPAEFRAFFSYYNALMNKESGGLSKADRELIVVATSAHNHCLYCVVSHSALHRIYSKKPMLADQVAVNYRVADLTAREKAMLDFALTVCRSETITEEHFSTLEAHGFDREDIWDISAIAAFFALSNRMAHLTDMRPNTEFYNMGRVPRDKAKDSDGQVKAE, encoded by the exons ATGTCGTTGCAAGGCATTTTTAAGCTTATTCACCGCTCTAATTTTGGGATAATG TACTCACTTTCCACAGCAAGCAGAGTTTGTGTGAAAATATCAGCTCCTCACACACGACACAGCAGCAGTTCAGAGGGCATCAGTCGCTATCCAGTGCCAAACAAGAAGAACCTGCCATTTGATATTATGGAATTGATGGAGGAGGTTGAACAGAAG GGAGGGTTTTTGCCCAATGTCTTCAAGGTTCTTGCCCATCGTCCTGCTGAATTTCGGGCTTTCTTCTCTTATTATAATGCCCTCATGAACAAGGAAAGTG GTGGTCTGTCCAAAGCAGATCGAGAACTGATCGTTGTTGCGACCAGTGCTCACAATCACTGCTTGTATTGTGTGGTATCCCACAGTGCATTGCACCGAATCTATTCCAAAAAACCCATGCTGGCTGATCAG GTTGCAGTTAATTACAGGGTTGCCGATCTGACCGCCCGTGAGAAAGCCATGCTGGACTTTGCTCTGACAGTCTGCAGGAGTGAAACAATTACTGAAGAACATTTTAGCACCCTGGAAGCTCACGGTTTTGACCGAGAGGATATTTGGGACATTTCTGCCATTGCTGCCTTCTTTGCCCTTTCCAACCGCATGGCCCATCTGACTGACATGAGACCTAACACTGAGTTTTACAACATGGGTAGAGTGCCGAGAGACAAAGCAAAAGACTCTGATGGACAGGTCAAGGCTGAATAG
- the si:ch211-175m2.4 gene encoding uncharacterized protein si:ch211-175m2.4 isoform X2, translating into MPKPADVMITTAIYQQQYEVSKFLRIKPMALGILEILIALFGLGLTIWSNIFFLLWSPVIFIIIGAITVLAAHTCKPCLVKSSQILSFVNFAVVAIALRSHLFFTRGVPCFVLISCDILIFIFSIAIASTSCSCCCEPKPRPVTVSYMNTDLPVNHIVLMGQSDASAMAQPVSSILYMLPAADGQVPSALLPNCSPFLNASPPNYSPVPATPPPTYDQISAALLPNNGPVPSAPPPAYEAR; encoded by the exons ATGCCAAAACCCGCTGATGTGATGATAACCACGGCAATATACCAGCAGCAGTATGAAGTCTCCAAGTTCCTGAGGATCAAGCCAATGGCTTTGGGG ATATTGGAAATCTTGATAGCCTTATTTGGACTTGGTTTAACAATCTggagtaatattttttttcttctctggtCGCCAGTTATT TTCATTATAATTGGAGCTATAACAGTATTGGCTGCACACACATGTAAACCGTGTCTG GTAAAATCCTCACAAATACTCAGCTTTGTCAATTTTGCAGTAGTTGCTATCGCCCTCCGCTCTCATCTTTTTTTCACTCGG GGTGTGCCCTGCTTTGTCCTAATATCATGTGATATTCTGATCTTCATCTTCTCTATTGCTATTGCCTCAACCTCCTGTTCCTGTTGTTGTGAACCAAAG CCAAGACCTGTCACGGTCAGTtatatgaacacagatttgccTGTCAACCATATTGTGCTAATGGGCCAGTCGGACGCCTCTGCAATGGCACAGCCCGTTAGTTCAATCCTGTACATGCTGCCAGCAGCAGATGGCCAAGTTCCATCTGCACTTCTGCCAAATTGCAGTCCCTTCCTCAATGCATCTCCACCAAACTACAGTCCAGTACCAGCTACACCTCCACCAACCTACGACCAAATCTCAGCTGCACTGCTACCAAACAACGGTCCAGTCCCAAGTGCACCTCCACCAGCATATGAG GCCAGATGA